In Ailuropoda melanoleuca isolate Jingjing chromosome 11, ASM200744v2, whole genome shotgun sequence, a genomic segment contains:
- the SRM gene encoding spermidine synthase — LPRPPPHPASRLPGQGAGVSGGLLGRGGSRSLRWPHAPSSTCQYRTRQSRDPESTPTPHPAGLPAHPRHVSPPALTPGTPWQVGRDSSHLGLVGVHCPHFRGSRSLTVTPAFSKSYGNVLVLDGVIQCTERDEFSYQEMIANLPLCSHPNPRKVLIIGGGDGGVLREVLKHSSVESVVQCEIDEDVIQVSKKFLPGMAVGYSSSKLTLHVGDGFEFMKQNQDAFDVIITDSSDPMGPAESLFKESYYQLMKTALKDNGVLCCQGECQWLHLDLIKQMRQFCKSLFPVVAYAYCTIPTYPSGQIGFMLCSKNPSTDFRKPVQQLTQKQVEQMQLKYYNSDVHQAAFVLPEFARKALNDVS, encoded by the exons CTCCCacgaccccctccccaccctgcatcCCGTCTCCCTGGGCAGGGGGCCGGCGTTTCGGGCGGTCTtcttgggaggggagggagccggAGTCTGCGCTGGCCCCACGCGCCGAGCTCCACGTGTCAGTACCGGACACGtcagagcagggaccctgagtccacccccaccccccacccagcggGCCTGCCTGCCCATCCTCGCCACGTGTCGCCCCCAGCACTCACCCCTGGGACCCCTTGGCAGGTTGGGAGAGATTCTTCTCACCTGGGGCTAGTGGGGGTGCATTGCCCCCACTTCAGGGGATCCAGGTCCCTGACTGTCACTCCTGCTTTCAGTAAGAGCTACGGCAACGTGCTGGTGTTGGACGGCGTCATCCAGTGCACAGAGAGGGACGAGTTCTCCTACCAGGAGATGATAGCCAACCTGCCCCTCTGCAGCCACCCCAACCCACGCAAG GTGCTGATCAtcgggggtggggatggaggtgtCCTGCGGGAGGTGTTGAAGCATTCCTCCGTGGAGTCCGTGGTCCAGTGTGAGATTGACGAG GATGTCATCCAGGTCTCTAAGAAGTTCCTGCCAGGCATGGCTGTGGGCTACTCCAGCTCCAAGCTGACCCTACACGTGGGCGACGGTTTCGAGTTCATGAAACAGAACCAGGACGCCTTTGATGTTATCATCACTGACTCTTCAGACCCTATGG GCCCTGCAGAGAGTCTCTTCAAGGAGTCCTATTACCAGCTCATGAAGACGGCCCTCAAGGACAATGGCGTCCTCTGCTGCCAGG GCGAGTGTCAGTGGCTGCACCTGGACCTCATCAAGCAAATGCGGCAGTTCTGCAAGTCGCTCTTCCCCGTGGTGGCCTATGCCTACTGCACCATCCCCACCTACCCCAGCGGCCAGATAGGCTTCATGCTGTGCAGCAAAAACCCT agcACCGACTTCCGGAAGCCCGTGCAGCAGCTGACGCAGAAGCAGGTGGAGCAGATGCAGCTGAAGTACTACAACTCGGACGTGCACCAGGCCGCCTTCGTCCTGCCCGAGTTCGCCCGCAAG GCCCTAAATGATGTGAGCTGA